One window from the genome of Pyrus communis chromosome 16, drPyrComm1.1, whole genome shotgun sequence encodes:
- the LOC137719976 gene encoding uncharacterized protein isoform X2, which produces MAGIVPYGIGGSYPYSSSSPSSLSALAPPFTVDRPVPKPMSSSLDVTEPPYVAPMNSSLHNWLPSHPTTTPSNFFANPTPDLNSIPPSNAYGYAGLQTVEPSNTNLPALNTITTTSPSTFKYDQSFNAAATSFVEAKPYYPSYLSSTVPSVPPMVVPSQPSYDWLSSTHFAPLDSSSHNDYTQNPSDPKYTTQWGGLWEWEHGKQGDINGNFCSKKTDVSGSSLYKNYMNQDPSCEEASHGINIQGWEKHGGSVSAEHLGDKSFLVKNSKFIPADVTGSFSVVPEIHTKPSSSQFVMNTTNCKAPYSVFSEQQQHDASMDDISSTSKLSSALATRIPAIGTKSSEPEIGLFKRLNFRSDAAEIGHDDYYLSSVQESRQPQVSEGNCHFSSSQLDSVLGINDSFFAERKEELSNNRSLNKSPWDHVFKVKSGLENPHVSSGAFNVALNTNETVNSFPSSSDNVDPNNPAVDSPCWKGVPGSRFSPFESSEEGVPEQIKKLEDYNGLHFPMPPIFPLNAAENASSQKPIKNTVEYHDLGWLEKGVTLPLKRYSVENSAFGEHKLDDTAKTTYDSETSHGRGPPSYRNVLHKSGNGENSFGLFGHSHTMEQGCGGEDGLAVEMKKTTLTCGPDVKLNVSDTMEYGSLHVPSHAVENILCSSVEEAPTKLSKSDGEDSMLKVGAQMLVDTMNSLSELLLSNCSYGLVQLKKNDIEAIKAVINNLHICISKNSEKLSPTQEMPSFQQNTSQWNGEFIEHNKVVSVDRVPLASASNIQDEVTGSVSVKSDKNMAKEDKMTQAIKNILSENFQAEETDPQALLYKNLWLEAEAVLCSINYKARFNRVKIEMDKCKAEKSEDMVKQSMADVSPDSNPVNPLTPDAQDCPTSNLQDLPVLSQEDDVLARFRILRDRVENTNSIGAANGGESSSKVSEPNKVDNIPSEVNGNLSSLGISIQDSPTSDTVGMTDDYEASVMARFRIIKDRVEKSKFISSANMEESSSSNVCLEPKSDIIAPNASDFSGPEFNFQDSSISITTSQSNDCEASVLSRFHILKSRIENYADLHTEGQHLPDPKISAVAPNTSDSLMPEINIHDSPRSSTTDRGNDCEDSVMSRLQILKSRIDNSYMHSEGQQLPETGGLGYAGMRNPWPFISKRSEGEGSELKEQPILQSHEAGSSEGNMVAAKEFHLFVGGPPTDNQKINRPGNLLPAGWYDSSSSDWEHVMKEEVWGQN; this is translated from the exons ATGGCTGGAATTGTGCCTTATGGAATTGGAGGATCTTATCCATATTCATCATCATCGCCTTCAAGTTTATCGGCTTTAGCGCCACCTTTTACTGTCGATCGGCCTGTGCCAAAACCCATGTCAAGCTCACTTGATGTGACTGAGCCACCTTATGTTGCCCCCATGAATTCTTCTTTGCACAATTGGCTTCCTTCTCACCCGACCACTACCCCATCTAATTTCTTTGCCAATCCCACCCCAgatctcaattcaattcctccatCGAATGCGTATGGATATGCAGGCCTGCAGACTGTTGAACCATCCAATACAAACTTGCCTGCTTTGAACACTATTACCACAACTTCTCCCAGTACGTTTAAGTACGATCAATCCTTCAATGCTGCTGCAACTAGTTTTGTTGAGGCCAAACCTTATTATCCCTCTTATCTATCCTCAACAGTTCCGAGTGTTCCCCCCATGGTGGTTCCTAGTCAGCCGAGTTATGATTGGCTGTCTAGTACTCATTTTGCTCCCTTGGATAGCTCCTCTCACAATGATTACACTCAAAACCCTTCTGATCCAAAGTATACCACCCAGTGGGGTGGCTTGTGGGAATGGGAGCATGGTAAACAGGGAGACATTAATGGAAATTTCTGCTCAAAGAAGACTGATGTTTCCGGCTCATCACTGTACAAGAATTACATGAACCAAG ACCCCTCATGTGAAGAAGCATCACATGGTATCAATATTCAGGGTTGGGAAAAGCATGGTGGATCTGTAAGTGCAGAGCACTTAGGTGATAaatcctttttggtgaaaaattcCAAATTCATCCCTGCTGATGTCACGGGATCCTTTTCAGTAGTTCCAGAAATCCATACTAAGCCATCATCCTCACAATTTGTCATGAACACCACAAACTGTAAAGCACCGTACAGTGTATTCTCTGAGCAACAACAGCATGATGCTAGTATGGATGATATTTCGTCCACTTCAAAATTGTCCTCTGCCCTTGCCACTAGAATTCCAGCTATTGGCACTAAATCTTCAGAACCAGAGATAGGTCTGTTCAAAAGGTTGAATTTCAGAAGTGATGCAGCTGAGATAGGTCATGATGACTATTATCTTTCTAGTGTACAAGAGTCTCGTCAGCCACAAGTTTCTGAAGGCAACTGTCATTTCAGTTCAAGCCAACTTGACAGTGTTCTTGGAATAAATGATAGCTTCTttgcagaaagaaaagaagagctGTCAAATAATAGAAGTCTCAACAAGAGTCCATGGGATCATGTGTTTAAAGTGAAGTCTGGACTGGAAAATCCTCATGTTAGTTCTGGTGCTTTTAATGTGGCACTTAATACAAATGAAACCGTCAATTCGTTTCCGAGTTCATCTGACAATGTAGATCCTAATAATCCAGCTGTGGACTCGCCTTGCTGGAAAGGAGTTCCTGGTAGTCGGTTTTCTCCatttgaatcctctgaagaagGGGTTCCAGAACAGATAAAGAAACTAGAGGACTACAATGGTTTGCATTTTCCAATGCCACCGATTTTTCCACTAAACGCTGCGGAAAATGCTTCCTCCCAAAAGCCTATCAAGAACACCGTTGAATACCATGATCTTGGGTGGCTGGAAAAGGGTGTGACCCTTCCTTTGAAGAGATATTCAGTTGAAAACTCAGCTTTTGGAGAACATAAATTAGATGATACCGCGAAGACCACTTATGACTCAGAAACAAGCCATGGTAGAGGACCTCCAAGTTACAGAAATGTCCTCCATAAATCAGGGAATGGGGAAAACTCCTTTGGTCTCTTTGGCCATTCTCACACAATGGAACAAGGTTGTGGTGGAGAAGACGGATTAGCAGTGGAAATGAAGAAAACAACACTGACTTGTGGTCCAGATGTTAAACTGAATGTCAGTGACACTATGGAATATGGTTCATTGCATGTGCCTTCTCATGCTGTAGAAAATATATTGTGTTCATCTGTGGAGGAAGCACCTACTAAGCTTTCCAAATCTGATGGGGAAGATTCTATGCTGAAAGTGGGTGCACAGATGCTGGTTGATACAATGAATAGCTTGTCAGAATTGCTGCTTAGTAATTGTTCATATGGCTTGGTtcaattgaagaaaaatgatatcGAGGCAATAAAAGCCGTGATCAATAACCTGCATATCTGCATATCAAAGAACAGCGAGAAATTGTCACCGACACAGGAAATGCCATCGTTCCAGCAAAATACTTCTCAGTGGAACGGAGAGTTCATAGAGCATAATAAG GTTGTGAGTGTAGACAGGGTCCCATTGGCATCTGCCTCTAACATTCAGGATGAAGTTACAGGTTCTGTTTCTGTGAAAAGTGACAAAAACATGGCGAAAGAAGATAAAATGACTCAG GCTATAAAGAATATTCTTAGTGAGAATTTTCAGGCTGAGGAAACAGACCCTCAAGCCCTCTTGTACAAGAATCTATGGCTTGAGGCTGAAGCTGTATTATGTTCCATTAATTATAAAGCTCGCTTTAATCGTGTAAAGATTGAAATGGATAAGTGCAAGGCAGAGAAATCCGAAG ATATGGTGAAGCAATCAATGGCTGATGTTTCCCCTGACTCAAACCCAGTTAACCCATTGACGCCTGATGCTCAGGATTGTCCAACTTCAAATCTCCAGGATTTACCTGTATTAAGTCAGGAAGATGATGTATTGGCAAGATTTCGTATCCTAAGGGACCGTGTTGAGAACACAAATTCGATCGGTGCTGCCAATGGGGGTGAATCCAGCTCCAAGGTTTCTGAACCGAACAAGGTTGATAATATTCCATCTGAAGTAAATGGTAACTTATCCTCACTTGGTATTTCCATTCAGGATTCTCCTACATCAGATACAGTTGGGATGACAGATGATTACGAGGCTTCTGTTATGGCCAGATTTCGTATCATAAAAGACCGGGTTGAGAAATCGAAATTCATTAGTTCTGCCAATATGGAGGAATCATCCAGCTCCAATGTGTGTCTTGAACCCAAGAGTGACATAATTGCACCCAACGCAAGTGATTTTTCGGGACCTGAGTTCAATTTCCAGGATTCTTCCATTTCAATCACGACCAGCCAATCAAATGATTGCGAGGCTTCTGTTCTGTCCAGATTTCATATCCTCAAATCCCGGATTGAAAACTACGCTGACTTGCATACTGAAGGGCAACATCTTCCCGACCCCAAGATATCTGCAGTTGCACCTAACACGAGTGATAGCTTAATGCCCGAGATCAACATCCATGATTCTCCTCGTTCTAGCACGACCGACCGGGGAAACGACTGTGAGGATTCTGTTATGTCGAGGCTTCAGATCCTTAAATCCCGGATTGACAACTCTTACATGCATTCAGAAGGGCAGCAACTGCCGGAAACTGGTGGTCTTGGATATGCTGGTATGAGAAACCCCTGGCCGTTTATTAG
- the LOC137719976 gene encoding uncharacterized protein isoform X1 has protein sequence MAGIVPYGIGGSYPYSSSSPSSLSALAPPFTVDRPVPKPMSSSLDVTEPPYVAPMNSSLHNWLPSHPTTTPSNFFANPTPDLNSIPPSNAYGYAGLQTVEPSNTNLPALNTITTTSPSTFKYDQSFNAAATSFVEAKPYYPSYLSSTVPSVPPMVVPSQPSYDWLSSTHFAPLDSSSHNDYTQNPSDPKYTTQWGGLWEWEHGKQGDINGNFCSKKTDVSGSSLYKNYMNQDPSCEEASHGINIQGWEKHGGSVSAEHLGDKSFLVKNSKFIPADVTGSFSVVPEIHTKPSSSQFVMNTTNCKAPYSVFSEQQQHDASMDDISSTSKLSSALATRIPAIGTKSSEPEIGLFKRLNFRSDAAEIGHDDYYLSSVQESRQPQVSEGNCHFSSSQLDSVLGINDSFFAERKEELSNNRSLNKSPWDHVFKVKSGLENPHVSSGAFNVALNTNETVNSFPSSSDNVDPNNPAVDSPCWKGVPGSRFSPFESSEEGVPEQIKKLEDYNGLHFPMPPIFPLNAAENASSQKPIKNTVEYHDLGWLEKGVTLPLKRYSVENSAFGEHKLDDTAKTTYDSETSHGRGPPSYRNVLHKSGNGENSFGLFGHSHTMEQGCGGEDGLAVEMKKTTLTCGPDVKLNVSDTMEYGSLHVPSHAVENILCSSVEEAPTKLSKSDGEDSMLKVGAQMLVDTMNSLSELLLSNCSYGLVQLKKNDIEAIKAVINNLHICISKNSEKLSPTQEMPSFQQNTSQWNGEFIEHNKVVSVDRVPLASASNIQDEVTGSVSVKSDKNMAKEDKMTQAIKNILSENFQAEETDPQALLYKNLWLEAEAVLCSINYKARFNRVKIEMDKCKAEKSEDGFEYNADMVKQSMADVSPDSNPVNPLTPDAQDCPTSNLQDLPVLSQEDDVLARFRILRDRVENTNSIGAANGGESSSKVSEPNKVDNIPSEVNGNLSSLGISIQDSPTSDTVGMTDDYEASVMARFRIIKDRVEKSKFISSANMEESSSSNVCLEPKSDIIAPNASDFSGPEFNFQDSSISITTSQSNDCEASVLSRFHILKSRIENYADLHTEGQHLPDPKISAVAPNTSDSLMPEINIHDSPRSSTTDRGNDCEDSVMSRLQILKSRIDNSYMHSEGQQLPETGGLGYAGMRNPWPFISKRSEGEGSELKEQPILQSHEAGSSEGNMVAAKEFHLFVGGPPTDNQKINRPGNLLPAGWYDSSSSDWEHVMKEEVWGQN, from the exons ATGGCTGGAATTGTGCCTTATGGAATTGGAGGATCTTATCCATATTCATCATCATCGCCTTCAAGTTTATCGGCTTTAGCGCCACCTTTTACTGTCGATCGGCCTGTGCCAAAACCCATGTCAAGCTCACTTGATGTGACTGAGCCACCTTATGTTGCCCCCATGAATTCTTCTTTGCACAATTGGCTTCCTTCTCACCCGACCACTACCCCATCTAATTTCTTTGCCAATCCCACCCCAgatctcaattcaattcctccatCGAATGCGTATGGATATGCAGGCCTGCAGACTGTTGAACCATCCAATACAAACTTGCCTGCTTTGAACACTATTACCACAACTTCTCCCAGTACGTTTAAGTACGATCAATCCTTCAATGCTGCTGCAACTAGTTTTGTTGAGGCCAAACCTTATTATCCCTCTTATCTATCCTCAACAGTTCCGAGTGTTCCCCCCATGGTGGTTCCTAGTCAGCCGAGTTATGATTGGCTGTCTAGTACTCATTTTGCTCCCTTGGATAGCTCCTCTCACAATGATTACACTCAAAACCCTTCTGATCCAAAGTATACCACCCAGTGGGGTGGCTTGTGGGAATGGGAGCATGGTAAACAGGGAGACATTAATGGAAATTTCTGCTCAAAGAAGACTGATGTTTCCGGCTCATCACTGTACAAGAATTACATGAACCAAG ACCCCTCATGTGAAGAAGCATCACATGGTATCAATATTCAGGGTTGGGAAAAGCATGGTGGATCTGTAAGTGCAGAGCACTTAGGTGATAaatcctttttggtgaaaaattcCAAATTCATCCCTGCTGATGTCACGGGATCCTTTTCAGTAGTTCCAGAAATCCATACTAAGCCATCATCCTCACAATTTGTCATGAACACCACAAACTGTAAAGCACCGTACAGTGTATTCTCTGAGCAACAACAGCATGATGCTAGTATGGATGATATTTCGTCCACTTCAAAATTGTCCTCTGCCCTTGCCACTAGAATTCCAGCTATTGGCACTAAATCTTCAGAACCAGAGATAGGTCTGTTCAAAAGGTTGAATTTCAGAAGTGATGCAGCTGAGATAGGTCATGATGACTATTATCTTTCTAGTGTACAAGAGTCTCGTCAGCCACAAGTTTCTGAAGGCAACTGTCATTTCAGTTCAAGCCAACTTGACAGTGTTCTTGGAATAAATGATAGCTTCTttgcagaaagaaaagaagagctGTCAAATAATAGAAGTCTCAACAAGAGTCCATGGGATCATGTGTTTAAAGTGAAGTCTGGACTGGAAAATCCTCATGTTAGTTCTGGTGCTTTTAATGTGGCACTTAATACAAATGAAACCGTCAATTCGTTTCCGAGTTCATCTGACAATGTAGATCCTAATAATCCAGCTGTGGACTCGCCTTGCTGGAAAGGAGTTCCTGGTAGTCGGTTTTCTCCatttgaatcctctgaagaagGGGTTCCAGAACAGATAAAGAAACTAGAGGACTACAATGGTTTGCATTTTCCAATGCCACCGATTTTTCCACTAAACGCTGCGGAAAATGCTTCCTCCCAAAAGCCTATCAAGAACACCGTTGAATACCATGATCTTGGGTGGCTGGAAAAGGGTGTGACCCTTCCTTTGAAGAGATATTCAGTTGAAAACTCAGCTTTTGGAGAACATAAATTAGATGATACCGCGAAGACCACTTATGACTCAGAAACAAGCCATGGTAGAGGACCTCCAAGTTACAGAAATGTCCTCCATAAATCAGGGAATGGGGAAAACTCCTTTGGTCTCTTTGGCCATTCTCACACAATGGAACAAGGTTGTGGTGGAGAAGACGGATTAGCAGTGGAAATGAAGAAAACAACACTGACTTGTGGTCCAGATGTTAAACTGAATGTCAGTGACACTATGGAATATGGTTCATTGCATGTGCCTTCTCATGCTGTAGAAAATATATTGTGTTCATCTGTGGAGGAAGCACCTACTAAGCTTTCCAAATCTGATGGGGAAGATTCTATGCTGAAAGTGGGTGCACAGATGCTGGTTGATACAATGAATAGCTTGTCAGAATTGCTGCTTAGTAATTGTTCATATGGCTTGGTtcaattgaagaaaaatgatatcGAGGCAATAAAAGCCGTGATCAATAACCTGCATATCTGCATATCAAAGAACAGCGAGAAATTGTCACCGACACAGGAAATGCCATCGTTCCAGCAAAATACTTCTCAGTGGAACGGAGAGTTCATAGAGCATAATAAG GTTGTGAGTGTAGACAGGGTCCCATTGGCATCTGCCTCTAACATTCAGGATGAAGTTACAGGTTCTGTTTCTGTGAAAAGTGACAAAAACATGGCGAAAGAAGATAAAATGACTCAG GCTATAAAGAATATTCTTAGTGAGAATTTTCAGGCTGAGGAAACAGACCCTCAAGCCCTCTTGTACAAGAATCTATGGCTTGAGGCTGAAGCTGTATTATGTTCCATTAATTATAAAGCTCGCTTTAATCGTGTAAAGATTGAAATGGATAAGTGCAAGGCAGAGAAATCCGAAG ACGGCTTTGAATATAATGCAGATATGGTGAAGCAATCAATGGCTGATGTTTCCCCTGACTCAAACCCAGTTAACCCATTGACGCCTGATGCTCAGGATTGTCCAACTTCAAATCTCCAGGATTTACCTGTATTAAGTCAGGAAGATGATGTATTGGCAAGATTTCGTATCCTAAGGGACCGTGTTGAGAACACAAATTCGATCGGTGCTGCCAATGGGGGTGAATCCAGCTCCAAGGTTTCTGAACCGAACAAGGTTGATAATATTCCATCTGAAGTAAATGGTAACTTATCCTCACTTGGTATTTCCATTCAGGATTCTCCTACATCAGATACAGTTGGGATGACAGATGATTACGAGGCTTCTGTTATGGCCAGATTTCGTATCATAAAAGACCGGGTTGAGAAATCGAAATTCATTAGTTCTGCCAATATGGAGGAATCATCCAGCTCCAATGTGTGTCTTGAACCCAAGAGTGACATAATTGCACCCAACGCAAGTGATTTTTCGGGACCTGAGTTCAATTTCCAGGATTCTTCCATTTCAATCACGACCAGCCAATCAAATGATTGCGAGGCTTCTGTTCTGTCCAGATTTCATATCCTCAAATCCCGGATTGAAAACTACGCTGACTTGCATACTGAAGGGCAACATCTTCCCGACCCCAAGATATCTGCAGTTGCACCTAACACGAGTGATAGCTTAATGCCCGAGATCAACATCCATGATTCTCCTCGTTCTAGCACGACCGACCGGGGAAACGACTGTGAGGATTCTGTTATGTCGAGGCTTCAGATCCTTAAATCCCGGATTGACAACTCTTACATGCATTCAGAAGGGCAGCAACTGCCGGAAACTGGTGGTCTTGGATATGCTGGTATGAGAAACCCCTGGCCGTTTATTAG